One window of the Bubalus bubalis isolate 160015118507 breed Murrah chromosome 8, NDDB_SH_1, whole genome shotgun sequence genome contains the following:
- the LOC102389038 gene encoding heterogeneous nuclear ribonucleoproteins A2/B1 — MEKTLETVPLERKKREKEQIRKLFIGGLNFETTEESLRNYYKQWGKRTDCVVMRDPASKRSRGFGFVTFSSMAEVDAAVAARPHSIDGRVVEPKRAVAREEAGKPGAHVTVKKLFVGGIKEDTEEHHLRDYFEEYGKIDTIEIITDRQSGKKRGFGFVTFDDHDPVDKSVLQKYHTINGHNAEVRKALSRQEMQEVQSSRSGRGGNFGFGGSRGGSGNFGPGPESNFRGGSDGYGSGHGFGDGYNGDRGGPGGGNFGGSPGYGGGRGGYGGGGPGYGNQGGGYGGGYDNYGGGNYGSGNYNDFGNYNQQPSNYGPMKSGNFGGSRNMGGPYGGGNYGPGGSGGSGGYGGRSRY, encoded by the coding sequence ATGGAGAAAACTTTAGAAACTGTTCCtttagagaggaaaaagagagaaaaggaacaaatCCGTAAACTCTTTATTGGTGGCTTGAACTTTGAAACTACAGAAGAAAGTTTGAGGAACTACTACAAGCAATGGGGAAAACGTACAGATTGTGTGGTAATGAGGGATCCTGCAAGCAAAAGATCAAGAGGATTTGGTTTTGTGACTTTTTCTTCCATGGCTGAAGTTGATGCTGCCGTGGCTGCAAGACCTCATTCAATTGATGGGAGAGTGGTTGAGCCAAAACGTGCTGTTGCAAGAGAGGAAGCTGGAAAGCCAGGGGCTCATGTAACTGTGAAGAAGCTGTTTGTTGGTGGAATTAAGGAAGATACTGAGGAACATCATCTTAGAGATTACTTTGAGGAATATGGAAAAATTGATACCATTGAGATAATTACTGACAGGCAGTCTGGAAAGAAAAGAGGCTTTGGATTTGTTACTTTTGATGACCATGATCCTGTGGATAAGAGTGTGTTGCAAAAATACCATACTATCAATGGTCATAATGCAGAAGTAAGAAAGGCTTTGTCTAGACAAGAAATGCAGGAAGTCCAAAGTTCTAGAAGTGGAAGAGGAGGCAACTTTGGTTTTGGAGGTTCTCGTGGTGGCAGTGGAAATTTTGGACCAGGACCAGAAAGTAACTTTAGAGGAGGATCTGATGGATATGGAAGTGGCCATGGATTTGGAGATGGCTATAATGGGGATAGAGGAGGACCTGGAGGTGGCAATTTTGGAGGTAGCCCTGGttatggaggaggaagaggaggatatGGTGGTGGAGGACCTGGATATGGCAACCAGGGTGGGGGCTACGGAGGTGGTTATGACAACTATGGAGGAGGAAATTACGGGAGTGGAAATtacaatgattttggaaattATAACCAACAACCTTCTAACTATGGTCCAATGAAGAGTGGAAATTTTGGTGGTAGCAGGAACATGGGGGGACCATATGGTGGAGGAAACTATGGTCCAGGAGGCAGTGGAGGAAGTGGGGGTTATGGAGGGAGAAGCAGATACTGA